The following DNA comes from Cyanobacteriota bacterium.
GCCACCGTTGAAGATTACCGCATCGGTGCTTTCATCCTCACACAGCACCTGCAAGTAGGTCGCAATCTGCTCTGGTTCATCCTTCACAATCCGATAGGCAACGACTTGATGCCCAGCCGTCTGCAACACATCGCGAATGAGTTGACCGCTGCGATCGTCAACCTCTGTGCGTGTATCGCTAACAGTAACGACTGCACAGTTTAGCGATCGCGGTTCCACATCAGGATGGGGTTGTGCCATTTAAACCTT
Coding sequences within:
- a CDS encoding molybdopterin-binding protein — protein: MAQPHPDVEPRSLNCAVVTVSDTRTEVDDRSGQLIRDVLQTAGHQVVAYRIVKDEPEQIATYLQVLCEDESTDAVIFNGG